The following coding sequences are from one Sylvia atricapilla isolate bSylAtr1 chromosome 15, bSylAtr1.pri, whole genome shotgun sequence window:
- the ROGDI gene encoding protein rogdi homolog isoform X1 — protein MAAAMASQGERAVLEEEFKWLLQEEVHAVLRQLQDILKEASYRFALPTSGSGGAFKQENFVLSTSSTDQLKGVMTLQGDALCQADVNLKMPRNNQLLHFAFREDKQWKLQQIQDARNHVNQAIYLLMNRDVNYQFKTGLEVLKLMDAVMLQLSRARNRLTTPATLTLPEIASSGLTKMFTPALPPDILVNFYINLNKLCLTVYQLHVLQPSTTKNFKPAGGSVLHNPGAAFEFGSQRYEVSHVHKVECVVPWLNDALVFFTVSLQLCQQLKDKISVFLQLLELQAILILCGMI, from the exons ATGGCGGCGGCAATGGCGAGCCAAGGAGAGCGGGCGGTGCTG GAAGAAGAATTTAAATGGCTTTTACAAGAAGAGGTTCATGCTGTTTTGAGACAGCTGCAGGATATTTTGAAG GAGGCCTCCTACCGCTTTGCCTTGCCCACCAGTGGCTCTGGAGGAGCTTTTAAGCAGGAGAACTTTGTTCTAAGCACATCAAG caCAGACCAGCTGAAAGGTGTGATGACGCTGCAGGGAGATGCGCTGTGTCAAGCT gATGTTAATCTGAAAATGCCCAGAAACAATCAGCTCCTGCATTTTGCATTCCGGGAAGACAAGCAGTGGAAATTGCAGCAG ATCCAGGATGCTAGAAACCATGTGAACCAAGCCATTTACCTGCTTATGAACAGAGATGTGAACTACCAGTTCAAAACAGGCTTGGAGGTGCTCAAG CTTATGGATGCTGTGATGTTACAGCTCTCCAGAGCCCGAAATCGACTAACCACTCCTGCCACTCTGACCCTACCAGAAATTGCCTCCAGTGGTCTCACA AAAATGTTCACCCCTGCACTGCCTCCAGACATCCTTGTGAATTTCTATATTAACCTGAACAAGCTGTGCCTCACTGTGTACCAGCTCCATGTGCTGCAACCCAGCACAACCAAG aACTTCAAGCCTGCTGGAGGGTCTGTTTTGCACAACCCTGGGGCCGCATT TGAGTTTGGCAGCCAGCGATATGAAGTCAGCCATGTCCATAAAGTGGAATGTGTTGTCCCATGGTTAAATGATGCCCTTGTCTTCTTCACAGTTTCACTGCAGCTTTGCCAGCAACTGAAAGACAAG ATCTCCGTTTTTCTCCAGTTACTGGAACTACAGGCCATATTAATTCTCTGTGGAATGATCTAA
- the ROGDI gene encoding protein rogdi homolog isoform X2, with product MAAAMASQGERAVLEEEFKWLLQEEVHAVLRQLQDILKEASYRFALPTSGSGGAFKQENFVLSTSSTDQLKGVMTLQGDALCQADVNLKMPRNNQLLHFAFREDKQWKLQQLMDAVMLQLSRARNRLTTPATLTLPEIASSGLTKMFTPALPPDILVNFYINLNKLCLTVYQLHVLQPSTTKNFKPAGGSVLHNPGAAFEFGSQRYEVSHVHKVECVVPWLNDALVFFTVSLQLCQQLKDKISVFLQLLELQAILILCGMI from the exons ATGGCGGCGGCAATGGCGAGCCAAGGAGAGCGGGCGGTGCTG GAAGAAGAATTTAAATGGCTTTTACAAGAAGAGGTTCATGCTGTTTTGAGACAGCTGCAGGATATTTTGAAG GAGGCCTCCTACCGCTTTGCCTTGCCCACCAGTGGCTCTGGAGGAGCTTTTAAGCAGGAGAACTTTGTTCTAAGCACATCAAG caCAGACCAGCTGAAAGGTGTGATGACGCTGCAGGGAGATGCGCTGTGTCAAGCT gATGTTAATCTGAAAATGCCCAGAAACAATCAGCTCCTGCATTTTGCATTCCGGGAAGACAAGCAGTGGAAATTGCAGCAG CTTATGGATGCTGTGATGTTACAGCTCTCCAGAGCCCGAAATCGACTAACCACTCCTGCCACTCTGACCCTACCAGAAATTGCCTCCAGTGGTCTCACA AAAATGTTCACCCCTGCACTGCCTCCAGACATCCTTGTGAATTTCTATATTAACCTGAACAAGCTGTGCCTCACTGTGTACCAGCTCCATGTGCTGCAACCCAGCACAACCAAG aACTTCAAGCCTGCTGGAGGGTCTGTTTTGCACAACCCTGGGGCCGCATT TGAGTTTGGCAGCCAGCGATATGAAGTCAGCCATGTCCATAAAGTGGAATGTGTTGTCCCATGGTTAAATGATGCCCTTGTCTTCTTCACAGTTTCACTGCAGCTTTGCCAGCAACTGAAAGACAAG ATCTCCGTTTTTCTCCAGTTACTGGAACTACAGGCCATATTAATTCTCTGTGGAATGATCTAA